One window of Pseudomonas urmiensis genomic DNA carries:
- the hisN gene encoding histidinol-phosphatase: protein MSLSAAQIGEFRAFAEQLADAAAAAIQPYFRASLDVEDKGGRLYDPVTVADKAAEDAMRALIQARYPEHGILGEEQGVAVGSSPLTWVLDPIDGTRAFITGLPLWGTLIALNDGERPRVGVMNQPFTGERFVGTPEGAWLGNAALKTRACSDLASATLMCTTPDMFDTPARKAAFEAVAGQARLMRYGGDCYAYCMLASGFVDVIVEASLQPYDVQALMPIIEGAGGVITAWDGSSAQNGGCVVACGDPVLHAQVLEMLRHAM from the coding sequence ATGTCCCTGAGCGCTGCACAGATTGGCGAATTCCGCGCCTTTGCCGAACAGTTGGCCGATGCCGCCGCTGCGGCGATCCAGCCGTATTTCCGAGCCAGCCTGGACGTCGAGGACAAAGGCGGACGCCTGTACGACCCCGTGACCGTGGCCGACAAAGCGGCAGAAGACGCCATGCGTGCGTTGATCCAGGCGCGCTATCCCGAGCACGGCATTCTTGGCGAAGAGCAGGGCGTGGCAGTAGGCAGCAGCCCCTTGACCTGGGTCCTGGACCCGATCGACGGCACCCGCGCGTTCATTACCGGCCTGCCGCTGTGGGGCACGCTGATAGCCTTGAACGACGGTGAGCGCCCGCGCGTGGGGGTGATGAACCAGCCGTTTACCGGCGAGCGCTTCGTCGGTACCCCTGAAGGCGCTTGGCTGGGCAACGCTGCACTGAAGACCCGCGCCTGTAGCGACCTGGCCTCGGCGACCTTGATGTGCACCACGCCGGACATGTTCGATACCCCGGCGCGCAAGGCGGCCTTCGAAGCGGTGGCTGGCCAGGCGCGCTTGATGCGCTATGGCGGTGATTGCTACGCCTACTGCATGCTCGCCTCGGGTTTTGTCGATGTGATCGTCGAGGCCAGCCTGCAGCCGTATGACGTGCAGGCACTGATGCCGATCATCGAAGGGGCGGGTGGGGTGATTACCGCCTGGGACGGTAGCTCGGCGCAGAACGGCGGGTGTGTGGTGGCCTGTGGTGATCCGGTGTTGCATGCCCAGGTGCTGGAGATGTTGCGCCACGCGATGTGA
- a CDS encoding universal stress protein → MSQFKRMFVMLGPQMRYSPALQRAAALAESSGALLDVNVFVDDVDTFGLMSDGSERERLLTHNRLWLADVAEQLRNTGLDVSTELLLTRDPLGSVLEQVERLGCDLLVKDVQHEPVLKRLLVTPLDWQLLKDSPVAVHLVSEIRLPLPRQIAAAVDLNSHGAGEHLDEQVIHSARALALQCNAELHLLHVCDASKTHIADFGAGTVTMPGFDASVRVAQRTAFNRLGDHHEVALERRHFLEGPAIRAIAQYISHSRVDVIVMGSHRHDAMQTFLGGTTAHVLEHPLCNVLAIKAVH, encoded by the coding sequence ATGAGCCAGTTCAAGCGCATGTTCGTCATGCTCGGCCCGCAGATGCGTTACTCACCCGCCTTGCAGCGGGCGGCGGCGCTGGCCGAATCCAGCGGTGCCTTGCTGGATGTCAACGTTTTCGTCGACGATGTCGACACCTTTGGCCTGATGAGCGATGGCAGCGAGCGCGAACGTCTGTTGACCCACAATCGTCTGTGGCTGGCGGACGTTGCCGAGCAGCTGCGTAATACCGGTCTGGATGTTTCCACCGAGCTGCTGCTGACCCGCGATCCCCTGGGCAGTGTGCTGGAACAAGTCGAACGCCTGGGCTGCGATCTGCTGGTCAAGGATGTGCAACACGAGCCGGTGCTCAAGCGGCTACTGGTAACCCCCTTGGACTGGCAACTGCTCAAGGACAGCCCGGTCGCCGTGCATCTGGTCAGCGAAATCCGCCTGCCGCTACCCCGGCAAATCGCTGCAGCAGTCGATCTCAATAGCCACGGCGCCGGTGAACACCTGGACGAGCAGGTCATCCACAGCGCGCGTGCGCTGGCCCTGCAATGCAATGCCGAGCTGCATTTGCTGCATGTGTGCGATGCGTCGAAAACCCATATCGCCGACTTTGGCGCAGGCACAGTGACCATGCCTGGCTTCGACGCCAGTGTGCGGGTCGCGCAACGGACCGCGTTCAATCGATTGGGTGATCATCATGAAGTCGCCCTGGAGCGGAGGCATTTCCTCGAGGGGCCGGCGATCAGGGCGATTGCCCAGTACATCAGTCATAGCCGGGTCGATGTGATCGTCATGGGCAGCCATCGGCACGACGCCATGCAGACCTTCCTGGGCGGTACCACCGCGCATGTGCTGGAACATCCACTGTGCAACGTGCTGGCGATCAAGGCAGTGCACTGA
- a CDS encoding aspartate/glutamate racemase family protein gives MNPTPSHEASRTLGIIGGLGALAGADLFSKLLKSQPVLADQGRYHLLFEQHPFKDLELPLDAQARLTSRKLYVYQACQRFTERGADAVLVPCFASQSVLEELQAELQTPILDLFDAVARQVASRVAPGARLGVLASDYVRACGSFERHFAGQYPLVYPSASSQARLMEIVYGPQGIKRGYLDGRVLEQLQQICGELQAQGAQLMLPGMTELSLLANDLQRQGVALLDANQVYADFAISAALGPRPAPFKLGIVGGVGPAATVDFMAKLVSQTPAGRDQEHIKLVVEQNPQIPDRTANLLHGQSDPTVALYATCKRLEREGAQAIAIPCNTAHAYVERIQEHLAVPIVHMLEETLKSIREAYGDQLPIGLLATSGTVHSGVYHQVAERLGLTLKTPDETAQAQLMRAIYAEHGVKAGFTQGRCVDDLRAAAVQLVREGARVLILGCTELPLIQRAGDQLVEGVKVHFVDPTQVLAKRCVSLSLARQS, from the coding sequence ATGAACCCCACTCCTTCCCATGAAGCTTCGCGCACGCTCGGTATCATCGGTGGCCTCGGCGCCCTGGCCGGTGCCGACCTGTTCTCCAAGCTGCTCAAAAGCCAGCCAGTGCTGGCTGATCAGGGGCGCTACCACTTGTTGTTCGAGCAACACCCCTTCAAGGACCTGGAGCTGCCGCTCGACGCACAGGCGCGCCTGACATCGCGCAAGTTGTATGTCTACCAGGCTTGCCAGCGCTTCACCGAGCGCGGCGCCGATGCCGTGCTGGTGCCGTGTTTCGCTAGCCAGAGTGTCCTGGAAGAATTGCAGGCGGAGCTGCAAACGCCGATTCTCGACCTGTTCGACGCCGTTGCCAGGCAGGTGGCCAGCCGCGTTGCGCCAGGGGCGCGGCTGGGCGTGCTGGCTTCGGACTATGTACGCGCCTGCGGCAGCTTCGAACGGCATTTTGCCGGGCAATACCCGCTGGTTTACCCCAGTGCGAGCAGTCAGGCGCGGTTGATGGAGATCGTCTACGGCCCCCAGGGCATCAAGCGCGGCTACCTGGATGGGAGGGTGCTGGAGCAACTGCAGCAGATCTGCGGTGAACTACAGGCCCAAGGCGCTCAACTGATGCTGCCGGGCATGACTGAACTGTCGCTGCTGGCCAATGACCTGCAGCGCCAAGGCGTGGCGCTGCTCGACGCCAACCAGGTATATGCCGACTTCGCCATCAGCGCTGCGCTCGGGCCACGCCCTGCGCCGTTCAAGCTCGGCATCGTCGGCGGTGTGGGGCCAGCGGCGACGGTGGACTTCATGGCCAAGCTGGTCAGCCAGACCCCCGCCGGGCGCGATCAGGAACATATCAAGCTGGTGGTAGAGCAAAACCCGCAGATTCCTGATCGCACTGCCAATCTCCTGCACGGCCAAAGCGATCCAACCGTGGCCCTGTACGCCACCTGCAAGCGCCTGGAGCGCGAGGGGGCCCAGGCGATCGCCATTCCGTGCAACACCGCCCATGCCTATGTCGAACGGATCCAGGAGCACTTGGCGGTTCCCATCGTCCATATGCTCGAAGAGACCCTGAAGTCGATCCGCGAGGCGTATGGCGACCAACTGCCCATCGGCCTGCTGGCGACTTCGGGTACGGTGCACAGCGGGGTCTATCACCAGGTGGCCGAACGCTTGGGGCTCACCTTGAAAACGCCGGACGAGACGGCTCAGGCCCAGCTGATGCGCGCGATTTACGCTGAGCATGGGGTCAAGGCGGGATTTACCCAGGGGCGTTGTGTCGACGATCTGCGGGCGGCGGCGGTCCAGTTGGTCCGCGAGGGCGCGCGAGTACTGATTCTTGGATGCACGGAGCTGCCGCTGATCCAGCGCGCGGGCGATCAGCTGGTCGAGGGAGTCAAGGTGCACTTCGTCGATCCCACGCAGGTGTTGGCCAAGCGCTGCGTTAGCCTCAGCCTTGCCAGGCAGAGCTGA
- a CDS encoding nucleotidyltransferase family protein yields the protein MVCKPIALVLAAGRSQRFGADKRQQRLSNGLTLLQSSLLLPCAVFEEVWLALREDDPVPLDLPSKVRIVQCASSRLGLGHSIAASVQRISAVSKGQALAVFLADMPFIHASTLDTLLASAAPDRICRPAYQGKTGHPVIFGRDFWAELSQLAGDSGARSVVQANSHAVHTLTVDDPGVLIDIDRPSDVPPAQSV from the coding sequence ATGGTTTGCAAGCCAATCGCCCTGGTACTCGCCGCCGGCCGCAGCCAACGCTTTGGCGCCGACAAGCGTCAACAGCGCTTGAGCAATGGCCTCACCTTGTTGCAATCGAGCCTGTTACTGCCTTGCGCGGTGTTCGAGGAAGTCTGGCTGGCCCTGCGCGAGGACGATCCGGTGCCGCTCGACCTGCCGAGCAAGGTCCGTATCGTTCAGTGCGCCAGCAGCCGGCTGGGTCTAGGTCATAGCATCGCCGCCAGCGTCCAGCGTATCAGCGCCGTTTCCAAGGGCCAGGCGCTGGCAGTGTTTCTCGCCGACATGCCGTTCATCCACGCCAGTACCCTGGATACCCTGCTCGCCAGCGCTGCTCCTGATCGAATCTGCCGCCCCGCCTACCAAGGCAAGACCGGCCATCCAGTCATATTCGGCCGCGACTTCTGGGCCGAGCTCAGCCAGCTTGCCGGCGACAGCGGCGCGCGTAGCGTGGTCCAGGCCAACAGCCACGCAGTGCACACGCTGACGGTCGATGACCCGGGGGTATTGATCGACATCGATCGCCCCAGCGACGTGCCGCCGGCGCAGAGCGTCTAG
- a CDS encoding aldehyde dehydrogenase family protein, with amino-acid sequence MSQITSLTHAISVDPYSGEQIGHYPFDTDAALDAALQRAKVGFNLWRKVSLGQRSEYLIALADALQANHEALAVMISREIGKPISQARGEVSKCVGLCQWYAEHGPAMLAPEPTQIEKARIEYRPLGPILAVMPWNFPIWQVLRGAVPALLAGNTYVLKHAPNVMGSAYLLLQIIQQAGLPDGSFEVINVTPDGVTRAINDPRIAAVTLTGSVRAGMAIGAQAGAALKKCVLELGGSDPFIVLADADLDAAVKAAVIGRYQNTGQVCAAAKRLIVEDSIVDEFTRKFVEATRQLKVGNPLQDDTYIGPMARYDLRDELHGQVQATLAEGATLLLGGQKAEGVANLYPPTVLAGVTCEMTAFKQELFGPVAAIIAARDADHAVELANDSEFGLAATIYTADVALAERMTAALDTGGVFINGYCASDPRVAFGGVKKSGFGRELSHFGVREFCNVQTVWLDRN; translated from the coding sequence ATGAGCCAGATCACTAGCCTGACCCACGCCATCTCCGTCGACCCGTACAGCGGCGAGCAGATCGGCCACTACCCATTCGACACCGACGCCGCACTGGACGCGGCGCTGCAACGTGCCAAGGTTGGCTTCAACCTGTGGCGCAAGGTGTCGCTGGGTCAGCGCAGCGAATACCTGATCGCTCTGGCAGATGCCCTGCAAGCCAACCACGAAGCCCTGGCGGTGATGATCAGCCGCGAAATCGGCAAGCCGATCAGCCAGGCCCGTGGCGAAGTGAGCAAGTGCGTTGGCCTGTGCCAGTGGTACGCCGAACACGGCCCAGCCATGCTCGCCCCGGAGCCGACGCAGATCGAAAAAGCGCGTATCGAGTACCGTCCACTGGGCCCGATCCTGGCGGTGATGCCGTGGAACTTCCCCATCTGGCAAGTCCTGCGCGGCGCCGTGCCTGCGCTGCTGGCCGGTAACACCTACGTACTCAAGCACGCACCCAATGTGATGGGCAGCGCCTACCTGCTGCTGCAGATCATCCAGCAGGCCGGCCTGCCAGATGGCAGCTTCGAGGTTATCAACGTCACCCCTGATGGTGTCACTCGCGCCATCAATGACCCGCGCATTGCTGCCGTGACCCTGACCGGCAGCGTGCGCGCCGGCATGGCCATCGGCGCCCAGGCCGGTGCTGCGTTGAAGAAATGCGTGCTGGAGCTGGGCGGTTCAGACCCGTTCATCGTGCTGGCCGACGCCGACCTCGATGCTGCCGTCAAAGCCGCGGTGATCGGCCGTTATCAGAACACCGGCCAGGTCTGCGCCGCGGCCAAGCGCCTGATCGTCGAAGACAGCATCGTTGATGAGTTCACCCGCAAATTCGTCGAGGCGACCCGCCAGCTGAAGGTCGGTAACCCGCTGCAGGACGACACCTACATCGGCCCGATGGCCCGTTATGACCTGCGCGACGAGTTGCACGGCCAGGTACAGGCGACCTTGGCTGAAGGCGCAACCCTGCTGCTCGGCGGCCAGAAAGCCGAGGGCGTCGCCAACCTCTACCCGCCGACCGTGCTCGCTGGCGTGACCTGCGAAATGACCGCGTTCAAGCAAGAGTTGTTTGGCCCAGTGGCGGCGATCATCGCAGCGCGCGATGCCGACCACGCGGTGGAACTGGCCAATGACAGCGAGTTTGGCTTGGCCGCGACCATTTATACCGCCGATGTTGCCTTGGCAGAACGGATGACTGCTGCACTGGATACCGGTGGCGTGTTCATCAACGGCTATTGCGCGTCCGATCCGCGGGTGGCGTTCGGTGGCGTCAAGAAAAGCGGGTTTGGCCGCGAGCTGTCGCACTTTGGCGTGCGTGAGTTCTGCAACGTGCAGACGGTTTGGTTGGATCGCAACTGA
- a CDS encoding dicarboxylate/amino acid:cation symporter, whose protein sequence is MNPKKLPRYIAVAIVLGILVGWCCHHYAESVEASQRIAGYFSLVTDIFLRMIKMIIAPLVFATLVGGIASLGSSGSVGRIGLRAMTWFVCASFASLALGMLLVNWFQPGAHLDLSVSQAVGSQAAVNAGDFSLKAFIGHVFPRSIAEAMANNEILQIVVFSLFFGLALAYAKRQGHSAIGNLVDELAKVMFRITDYVMLCAPLGVFAALAAAVTTQGIGLLLDYGKLIGQFYLGILLLWALLFAVGYLFLGRPVFTLGKLIREPVLLAFSTASSESAYPKTIDALEKFGAPKRVSSFVLPLGYSFNLDGSMMYQAFAILFIAQAYNIDLSFTQQLLILLTLMITSKGMAGVARASVVVVAATLPMFNLPEAGLLLILAIDQFLDMARTATNVVGNSIATAVIANLEARRGEPQAPAEQPTLAAHNA, encoded by the coding sequence ATGAACCCTAAAAAACTTCCCCGTTACATCGCCGTGGCGATCGTCCTGGGCATCCTGGTCGGCTGGTGCTGTCACCATTACGCCGAGAGTGTCGAAGCCAGCCAACGCATCGCCGGTTACTTCAGCCTGGTGACCGACATTTTCCTGCGCATGATCAAGATGATCATCGCCCCGCTGGTATTCGCCACCCTGGTCGGCGGCATCGCCAGCCTGGGCAGCTCCGGCTCGGTCGGGCGCATCGGCCTGCGGGCGATGACCTGGTTCGTCTGCGCCTCGTTCGCCTCGTTGGCGCTGGGCATGTTGCTGGTCAACTGGTTCCAGCCCGGCGCCCACCTGGACTTGAGCGTCAGCCAGGCGGTGGGCAGCCAGGCGGCGGTCAACGCCGGCGACTTCAGCCTCAAGGCGTTCATCGGCCATGTGTTCCCGCGCAGCATCGCCGAAGCGATGGCCAACAACGAGATTTTGCAGATCGTGGTGTTCTCGTTGTTCTTCGGCCTGGCCCTGGCCTATGCCAAACGCCAGGGGCACAGCGCGATCGGCAACCTGGTCGATGAATTGGCCAAGGTCATGTTCCGCATCACCGACTACGTGATGCTGTGCGCACCACTGGGCGTGTTTGCCGCGCTCGCGGCAGCGGTCACCACCCAGGGCATCGGCTTGCTGCTCGACTACGGCAAGCTGATCGGCCAGTTCTACCTGGGCATCCTGCTGCTGTGGGCGCTGCTGTTCGCGGTGGGCTATCTGTTCCTCGGCCGTCCGGTGTTCACCCTGGGCAAGTTGATTCGCGAGCCGGTCCTGCTGGCCTTCTCGACCGCCAGCAGTGAGTCGGCCTACCCCAAGACCATCGATGCGCTGGAAAAATTTGGCGCGCCCAAGCGGGTTTCCAGTTTCGTCTTGCCGCTGGGTTACTCGTTCAACTTGGACGGCTCGATGATGTACCAGGCGTTCGCCATCCTGTTCATCGCCCAGGCCTACAACATCGATTTGAGCTTCACCCAGCAGTTGCTGATTTTGCTGACCCTGATGATCACCAGCAAAGGCATGGCCGGCGTTGCTCGCGCTTCGGTGGTGGTGGTCGCCGCTACCTTGCCGATGTTCAACCTGCCCGAAGCCGGGCTGCTGCTGATCCTGGCGATCGATCAGTTCCTCGACATGGCCCGCACGGCGACCAATGTGGTCGGCAACAGTATCGCCACGGCAGTGATCGCCAACCTGGAGGCGCGTCGTGGCGAGCCACAAGCGCCTGCTGAACAACCTACCCTCGCTGCCCACAACGCCTGA
- a CDS encoding acyloxyacyl hydrolase has product MKTRLATTLAAAVLAFAGANLAHAAQVSGAVGATGQGDMTYRIGLSWDWDKQWLQSSTGHLTGYWDAAYTYWEGGEASGAHSLSFSPVFVYEFSGFTYTPYIEAGIGLAAFSKTDVGDQRLGSAVNFEDRIGFGLKLPGEQKVGIRAMHYSNAGIKQPNDGIESYSLFYSKGF; this is encoded by the coding sequence ATGAAAACCCGTCTCGCCACCACGCTGGCGGCCGCCGTCCTGGCGTTCGCTGGCGCCAATCTGGCCCACGCCGCACAAGTGTCCGGCGCTGTTGGCGCCACCGGCCAAGGTGACATGACCTACCGTATCGGCCTGTCCTGGGATTGGGACAAACAATGGCTGCAAAGCAGCACTGGCCACCTGACCGGCTACTGGGATGCCGCCTACACCTACTGGGAAGGCGGTGAGGCCAGCGGCGCCCATTCGCTGTCGTTCAGCCCGGTATTCGTCTACGAGTTCAGCGGCTTCACCTACACCCCCTACATCGAGGCGGGCATTGGCCTGGCAGCGTTCTCCAAGACTGACGTTGGCGACCAACGCCTGGGCTCTGCGGTCAACTTCGAAGACCGCATCGGCTTTGGCCTGAAGCTGCCGGGCGAGCAGAAGGTTGGCATCCGCGCGATGCATTACTCCAACGCCGGCATCAAGCAGCCTAACGACGGCATCGAGTCGTACTCGCTGTTCTACAGCAAAGGCTTCTGA
- a CDS encoding carboxypeptidase regulatory-like domain-containing protein, translating to MRNHHYSLCAALLVGLALPWTLAAGADLNAPIDTQAVQLQPQEQNGIRYLQGGIGQDEANALRQTQGYNLHITLSTGPEGKFQTGAAVDIQSGQGQPLLNLQDVGPMIYVQLPPGHYRVIGQAQGQTVQQQVSIDGKAPAKVNLNWR from the coding sequence ATGCGCAACCATCATTACAGCCTGTGTGCGGCATTGCTGGTGGGCCTGGCTCTACCCTGGACGCTGGCCGCTGGCGCAGACCTCAACGCGCCAATCGATACGCAGGCTGTGCAACTGCAGCCGCAGGAGCAGAACGGCATCCGCTATCTGCAAGGTGGCATCGGCCAGGACGAGGCCAACGCCTTGCGCCAAACCCAGGGCTACAACCTGCACATCACCCTGTCGACCGGCCCCGAAGGCAAGTTCCAGACTGGGGCGGCGGTCGATATTCAAAGTGGCCAGGGCCAGCCGCTGCTGAACCTGCAGGACGTTGGCCCGATGATCTACGTGCAACTGCCACCGGGGCATTACCGGGTGATCGGCCAGGCTCAAGGGCAGACCGTCCAGCAGCAAGTGAGTATTGACGGCAAGGCGCCGGCGAAGGTCAATCTGAACTGGCGTTGA
- a CDS encoding phytanoyl-CoA dioxygenase family protein — protein MGVQEQLQALHDDGFVLIRDVLDALQIALIRCAIDDLQPLHWDYQGLLEHYKCVFNRSPLWLSFLDLPALIGLAEAALGDDCHIIGQTAWRSHPGYPGLPLHLDHLPMQLPPWLYAQHDFSLPMQIITAQLYLCDIDLAIGPTWVVPGSHRAGRAPEPGEDSWQGQGAQALLCRAGTVLVFRSDLWHRGAANSSAGQVRDMLQVHYGRRMVAQKFSPYLSWQFNPQVLAAATARQRRLLGEHAESEYD, from the coding sequence ATGGGTGTGCAGGAGCAGCTGCAAGCGCTGCACGACGACGGTTTTGTGCTCATCCGTGACGTGCTCGATGCGCTGCAGATCGCCTTGATACGCTGCGCGATCGACGACCTGCAGCCACTGCATTGGGACTACCAAGGCCTGCTCGAACACTACAAGTGCGTCTTCAACCGCAGCCCGCTGTGGCTGAGTTTTCTCGACCTACCGGCGCTTATCGGCCTGGCCGAAGCGGCCTTGGGCGACGATTGCCACATCATCGGCCAGACCGCTTGGCGCAGTCATCCTGGCTATCCAGGCCTGCCATTGCATCTGGATCACCTGCCGATGCAATTGCCGCCGTGGCTTTACGCCCAGCACGATTTCAGCCTGCCCATGCAGATCATCACGGCGCAGCTGTATTTGTGCGATATCGACCTGGCCATCGGCCCAACCTGGGTAGTGCCAGGCAGTCATCGCGCGGGGCGAGCGCCAGAGCCGGGCGAGGACAGCTGGCAAGGGCAGGGCGCCCAGGCGCTGCTGTGTCGGGCCGGTACTGTCTTGGTGTTTCGCAGTGACCTCTGGCACCGCGGCGCGGCCAACAGCAGTGCTGGACAGGTGCGCGACATGCTCCAGGTGCACTATGGCCGGCGCATGGTGGCGCAGAAGTTTTCCCCGTACCTGAGCTGGCAGTTCAACCCTCAAGTGCTCGCCGCAGCCACTGCCCGGCAACGGCGGTTACTCGGTGAGCACGCCGAATCGGAATACGATTAG
- a CDS encoding LysR substrate-binding domain-containing protein produces the protein MQTKWIDDLLAVAQTKNFSRAAEIRCITQSALSRRIRSLEEWVGVELVDRGTYPVQLTQAGQTFCEEGGEALATFMQLRSVLRRGERMPGRSIQVVAGHTLSMTFVPQWFAAFQRRNGYFNARVLADNVQEAVIALAEGNCDLMIGYSHPQVPIFLDPDKFVGLRLGSDRFIPVSAPDEHGQPLFSLPGTSAQPIPYLGYTATSFLGRVVDVILRAAPQPLALERFHEADMAMHLSRMAREGYGICWLPESAAQDELAAGRLVHAGGAQWCADLEIWSFKATGNSNPTMIELWRSLEKDVP, from the coding sequence ATGCAAACCAAATGGATCGACGATCTGCTCGCTGTTGCGCAAACCAAGAACTTCTCCCGCGCCGCAGAAATCCGTTGCATCACGCAGTCGGCCCTATCGAGGCGAATTCGCTCGTTGGAAGAGTGGGTCGGCGTCGAATTGGTCGACCGCGGCACCTACCCGGTGCAGCTGACCCAGGCTGGGCAGACGTTCTGCGAGGAGGGCGGCGAAGCGTTGGCCACCTTCATGCAGTTGCGCTCGGTACTGCGCCGGGGCGAGCGCATGCCGGGGCGTTCGATCCAGGTGGTCGCCGGGCACACCTTGTCGATGACCTTCGTGCCACAGTGGTTCGCCGCCTTCCAGCGCCGTAACGGATACTTCAACGCGCGGGTGTTGGCCGACAACGTGCAAGAGGCGGTGATTGCCCTGGCGGAAGGCAACTGCGACCTGATGATCGGCTACAGCCACCCGCAAGTGCCGATCTTCCTCGACCCGGACAAGTTCGTCGGCCTGCGCCTGGGCAGCGACCGCTTCATTCCAGTGTCAGCGCCCGACGAGCATGGCCAGCCGCTGTTCTCCCTGCCCGGCACGAGCGCGCAACCGATTCCTTACCTGGGCTACACCGCGACCTCGTTTCTTGGCCGGGTGGTCGACGTGATCCTGCGCGCGGCGCCCCAGCCCTTGGCGCTGGAGCGCTTTCATGAAGCGGACATGGCCATGCACCTGTCGCGGATGGCCCGCGAGGGCTATGGCATCTGCTGGCTGCCGGAATCGGCCGCGCAGGATGAACTGGCCGCCGGCCGCCTGGTGCACGCGGGCGGCGCACAGTGGTGCGCAGATCTGGAGATTTGGTCGTTCAAGGCAACCGGCAACAGCAACCCGACCATGATCGAGTTGTGGCGCTCGCTGGAGAAGGATGTGCCGTGA
- the ptrR gene encoding putrescine utilization regulator PtrR, whose protein sequence is MDLVQLEIFKAVAEHGSISAAAQQIHRVPSNLTTRIKQLEEDLGVELFIREKSRLRLSPAGWNFLEYTRRILDLVHEARLTVAGEDPQGTFALGSLESTAAVRIPVLLAAYNQRYPKVDLDLSTGPSGTMLEGVLSGRLVAAFVDGPVLHPTLEGMAVFEEEMVVIAPLNHAPISRAREVNGESIYAFRANCSYRHHFENWFVQDQAVPGKIHEMESYHGMLACVSAGAGLALMPRSMLDSMPGVSTVSVWPLSQDFRYLKTWLVWRRGTVSRSLSMFIKLLEERRAA, encoded by the coding sequence GTGGACTTGGTGCAACTGGAAATCTTCAAGGCCGTGGCCGAGCACGGCAGCATCAGCGCGGCCGCCCAGCAGATTCATCGGGTGCCGTCGAACCTGACCACCCGTATCAAGCAGCTTGAGGAGGACCTGGGCGTCGAGCTGTTCATCCGCGAAAAAAGCCGGCTGCGCCTGTCGCCGGCCGGTTGGAATTTTCTTGAATACACCCGGCGCATTCTTGACCTGGTGCATGAAGCCCGACTGACCGTCGCCGGTGAAGACCCGCAAGGCACATTCGCCCTGGGTTCGCTGGAAAGCACCGCCGCGGTTCGCATCCCGGTGCTGCTGGCGGCCTACAACCAGCGCTATCCCAAGGTCGATCTGGACCTCTCTACCGGACCTTCGGGCACCATGCTTGAGGGGGTGTTGTCTGGCCGACTGGTCGCGGCATTCGTCGACGGCCCGGTGTTGCACCCGACCTTGGAAGGCATGGCGGTGTTCGAGGAGGAGATGGTGGTCATCGCGCCGCTCAACCATGCACCGATCAGCCGGGCGCGCGAGGTCAATGGCGAGAGCATCTACGCCTTTCGCGCCAACTGCTCCTACCGCCATCACTTCGAGAACTGGTTCGTACAGGATCAGGCGGTGCCCGGCAAGATCCACGAGATGGAGTCCTACCACGGCATGCTTGCCTGCGTCAGCGCCGGTGCGGGCCTGGCACTGATGCCGCGTAGCATGCTCGACAGCATGCCAGGGGTGAGCACGGTGAGTGTGTGGCCGTTGTCGCAGGACTTTCGCTATCTCAAAACCTGGCTGGTGTGGCGCCGCGGGACGGTGTCGCGCAGCTTGAGCATGTTCATCAAGTTGCTGGAAGAGCGCCGCGCTGCCTGA